In Methanobacterium sp., the following are encoded in one genomic region:
- a CDS encoding flavodoxin — protein sequence MKSTVFYYSRTGKTAIAAKTLAEKIEGDLIEIKDLKNRMGILGWLRSAFDARGDKLTQIEPETLDISNYDTICIGTPVWAGKPAPAVRSAVQNFEITGKDVILFVTLSGSKPEGALASMQKIIEDNGGNVIKTIAIENSGKKSDNEIINEIKEMKI from the coding sequence TTGAAATCTACTGTATTCTATTATTCACGGACTGGAAAAACTGCAATTGCAGCAAAAACTCTTGCAGAAAAGATAGAAGGGGATTTAATTGAAATTAAAGACTTAAAAAATAGGATGGGAATTTTAGGATGGTTACGATCTGCTTTTGATGCAAGGGGAGATAAATTGACCCAAATAGAGCCTGAAACTCTAGACATATCTAATTATGACACTATATGCATTGGAACACCTGTTTGGGCAGGAAAACCTGCGCCCGCAGTACGTAGTGCAGTTCAAAACTTTGAAATTACTGGAAAAGATGTAATTCTCTTTGTAACTCTTAGTGGATCGAAACCTGAAGGTGCACTTGCTTCTATGCAAAAAATTATTGAAGATAATGGTGGTAATGTAATTAAAACCATAGCCATCGAAAACAGTGGCAAAAAAAGTGATAACGAAATAATAAATGAAATAAAAGAAATGAAAATATAA
- a CDS encoding molybdopterin molybdenumtransferase MoeA, producing the protein MGTEFLKIMDHNDVKDIIKNIPIKRKTERIPLKEAHRRVLAEDIRAKIDLPPFNRVSRDGYAVKAEDTFRASEDKPAKLKCIEIILAGEVATKKVEKGTCIEVNTGAPTPEGADGVVMVEFTEKEGDNVYINKGATVGQHIAYKGSDIQKNDPLLNSGILLTHDKIGVLAAIGIGEVLVFKKPKVVIISTGNEIINYDEEMEYGKIYDINSQTIANAVKSCGCIPIYSGISKDDYNDIKNNIKEHLDADVIITSGGTSAGGGDVLKVVLDDIGEIFVHGIAVKPGKPTIVGIVKDKPIFGLPGYPAAALTVFHVFVAPFLRKMAFLDSHKKSDVLKLKISKRYHSSRGRHQFVLVKIEKGTAHPILKDSGAITAIAEADGYFEIPKNVEMIPEESEIEVILLESR; encoded by the coding sequence ATGGGTACAGAGTTTTTAAAAATAATGGATCATAATGATGTGAAGGATATAATAAAAAATATTCCAATTAAAAGAAAAACTGAAAGAATACCACTAAAAGAAGCCCATAGAAGAGTGTTAGCAGAAGATATCAGAGCTAAAATCGATCTTCCACCTTTTAACCGAGTATCAAGGGATGGATATGCTGTAAAAGCAGAGGATACATTTAGGGCATCTGAGGATAAACCAGCAAAGCTAAAATGCATCGAAATAATACTTGCCGGTGAAGTGGCAACAAAAAAAGTAGAAAAAGGAACTTGTATTGAAGTTAATACTGGTGCTCCGACCCCTGAAGGTGCAGATGGCGTTGTTATGGTGGAATTTACTGAAAAAGAAGGGGATAATGTATATATTAATAAAGGAGCTACTGTTGGACAGCATATCGCTTATAAAGGTTCAGATATCCAAAAGAATGATCCTCTTTTAAACTCAGGAATTTTACTTACGCATGATAAAATAGGAGTTTTAGCAGCTATAGGCATTGGAGAAGTACTTGTTTTTAAAAAACCTAAAGTAGTCATTATATCCACTGGAAATGAGATAATAAATTATGATGAAGAGATGGAATATGGTAAAATATATGATATAAATTCTCAAACCATTGCAAACGCCGTAAAATCATGTGGATGTATTCCTATATACTCAGGAATTTCAAAAGACGATTATAATGATATTAAAAATAATATTAAGGAACACTTAGATGCTGATGTTATTATAACATCTGGCGGAACATCTGCAGGTGGGGGAGATGTTCTTAAAGTTGTTTTAGACGATATTGGAGAAATATTTGTCCATGGAATTGCTGTAAAACCAGGTAAGCCTACTATTGTGGGAATAGTCAAAGATAAACCTATTTTCGGACTTCCAGGATATCCTGCAGCAGCATTAACAGTATTCCATGTATTTGTGGCCCCATTTTTAAGAAAAATGGCATTTTTAGATTCTCATAAAAAGTCAGATGTATTGAAACTTAAAATTTCGAAGAGATATCACTCTTCAAGGGGAAGGCATCAATTTGTCCTTGTTAAAATAGAAAAGGGGACGGCACATCCTATACTTAAAGATTCTGGTGCAATAACTGCTATTGCTGAGGCTGATGGTTATTTTGAAATCCCAAAAAATGTGGAAATGATTCCAGAAGAAAGCGAAATTGAAGTAATCCTTTTAGAAAGCAGATAA
- the cobK gene encoding precorrin-6A reductase gives MNVMVMAGTKDAANIIKKLSEVKEVNILATTTTDYGGNIVKSAGADEIISKGLNNDELVEIIKEKNINVLVDSTHPFASQATLNAIDASKSVGIKYIRFERPSIDIVEDPLIHKVFSFHEASAKALELTNGRVLHLAGVSTLKPVIGKIDPSLVFARVLPSVDSIQQCLDLGLKPENIIAMQGTFSKKFNKALMKEYDISLIITKESGEIGGTLSKISGALELGIHIVLVTRPKISELSNKNVFTDLDEIISFILKSDD, from the coding sequence ATGAATGTTATGGTAATGGCAGGCACAAAGGATGCTGCCAATATCATAAAAAAACTCAGTGAAGTTAAAGAAGTTAACATATTAGCAACAACAACCACAGATTACGGCGGAAATATTGTAAAATCAGCTGGTGCTGATGAAATAATCTCTAAAGGCCTAAATAATGACGAATTAGTTGAAATAATTAAAGAAAAAAATATAAATGTCCTGGTTGATTCTACACATCCCTTTGCATCCCAAGCAACATTAAACGCCATTGATGCTTCAAAAAGTGTTGGAATTAAATATATTCGGTTTGAAAGGCCTTCAATAGATATTGTTGAAGATCCTTTAATTCATAAGGTTTTTTCTTTCCATGAAGCATCTGCCAAGGCTTTGGAATTAACAAATGGTCGAGTTCTTCATCTTGCAGGTGTTTCAACGTTAAAACCTGTAATTGGAAAAATTGATCCTTCACTTGTTTTTGCGAGGGTTCTTCCCTCGGTAGATTCTATTCAACAATGTCTTGATCTTGGATTAAAACCGGAAAATATAATTGCAATGCAGGGAACTTTCTCTAAAAAATTCAATAAAGCTTTGATGAAAGAATATGATATATCTCTCATTATAACTAAAGAAAGTGGAGAGATTGGGGGGACTTTATCTAAAATAAGCGGCGCTCTTGAACTTGGAATTCACATAGTACTAGTTACTCGTCCAAAAATCTCAGAACTTAGCAATAAAAATGTTTTCACAGATTTAGATGAAATAATTAGTTTTATATTAAAATCAGATGATTAA
- a CDS encoding DNA topoisomerase IV subunit A encodes MLSRRDIAINKLKGLGQQIIEDVNSRNVPSIKVPSRGTSNLVYDDAKRYYVLGDRYGQRSLGNVKQIKKIAQMVYMGNFCKELIRTNKTATLRELYYVSEGWEVDFGDQQESNIVGEDLEVTLGMSREDLGLMPEEDGASVYGNLILQEDDVEINAIKSGKSGYTISPTIDDVEFVDHDVQRVIAVETMGMFHRLVQEKAYDKFDTLIVGLKGQAARATRRFLKRVNEELNLPVYICNDGDPWGFHIAMVIISGSAKLAHVNHDLATPDAKFLGVTASDIINYDLPTDPLKDIDVLRLKELSKDPRYRDENWQMEIKKMLKIGKKAEQQSFSKYGLEYVVDTYLPEKLDAM; translated from the coding sequence ATGTTGAGTAGAAGAGATATTGCAATTAACAAGCTTAAAGGATTGGGACAGCAAATAATAGAAGATGTTAACAGTAGGAATGTCCCCTCCATTAAAGTACCTTCAAGAGGTACATCAAATCTGGTTTATGACGATGCCAAAAGATATTACGTCCTTGGAGACAGATACGGTCAAAGATCACTGGGTAATGTTAAACAGATAAAAAAAATAGCCCAAATGGTTTACATGGGTAATTTCTGTAAAGAACTCATAAGAACCAATAAAACGGCCACATTAAGGGAGCTTTATTATGTTTCAGAAGGATGGGAAGTTGATTTCGGCGACCAGCAGGAATCAAATATCGTTGGAGAAGACCTTGAAGTTACACTGGGAATGTCCAGGGAAGACCTTGGTTTAATGCCCGAAGAAGATGGAGCTTCAGTTTACGGTAATCTCATCCTCCAAGAAGATGATGTTGAAATTAACGCCATAAAATCCGGTAAATCCGGATATACCATCTCTCCAACTATTGATGATGTTGAATTTGTAGATCATGACGTGCAAAGAGTAATTGCAGTAGAAACAATGGGTATGTTCCACAGATTGGTTCAAGAAAAAGCTTATGATAAATTTGACACATTAATTGTCGGACTTAAGGGTCAAGCTGCAAGAGCAACAAGAAGATTCTTGAAGCGTGTGAATGAAGAGCTTAATTTACCTGTTTATATCTGTAACGACGGAGATCCATGGGGGTTCCACATTGCCATGGTTATAATCTCTGGAAGTGCAAAGCTTGCTCACGTAAACCATGACCTTGCAACACCTGATGCCAAGTTTTTAGGTGTTACAGCAAGTGATATAATCAATTATGACCTTCCAACCGATCCCCTAAAGGACATTGATGTTCTTCGTTTAAAGGAGCTTAGTAAGGATCCTCGTTACAGGGATGAAAACTGGCAAATGGAAATTAAGAAAATGCTTAAAATAGGGAAAAAAGCAGAACAGCAGTCTTTTTCAAAGTATGGTCTTGAATATGTCGTAGATACATATTTACCTGAAAAATTAGATGCAATGTAA
- a CDS encoding DUF1724 domain-containing protein: protein MDSDNIFKPYEEIKNDLKFITSSDIRTKIIISLKERPKKLGELKNEVQTNASAILHNMGQLENKKLIIKEFQDYSLSQTGEITAINLINLVKAIYLLKNNKDYLLNHDLKEIPISLLDEIECLEHLKITNSPIDIILNTYSGRIAESKYIKCIIPVSGIINEFISDILHQNINSNLIFAKNDLEDTSPQINLKTPSIVNKKSNLKFAIHNNLKLTLILTDNFLLLNLPEINGRNDSKTNLVCQSEDAICWGNKLFDYYLKKSEEIK, encoded by the coding sequence ATGGACTCAGATAATATCTTTAAACCCTATGAAGAAATAAAAAACGATTTAAAATTCATTACTTCTTCAGATATCAGGACTAAAATTATTATCAGCTTAAAAGAGAGACCAAAAAAATTAGGGGAACTTAAAAATGAGGTTCAAACAAATGCTTCTGCAATTTTACACAATATGGGCCAGTTAGAAAATAAAAAGTTGATAATCAAAGAATTTCAAGATTATTCATTGTCACAAACAGGGGAAATAACTGCCATTAATCTTATTAACCTGGTAAAAGCCATTTACCTCCTTAAAAATAATAAAGATTACTTGCTGAATCATGACCTAAAAGAGATTCCAATAAGTTTACTTGACGAAATCGAATGTTTAGAGCATCTTAAAATAACAAATTCACCTATTGATATTATATTAAATACATATTCTGGCCGAATAGCCGAATCTAAATATATAAAATGTATTATTCCAGTTTCAGGCATTATAAATGAATTTATTAGCGATATTTTGCATCAAAATATAAATTCCAACCTTATTTTTGCAAAAAATGATTTAGAAGATACATCTCCACAAATAAATCTTAAAACACCCTCAATAGTAAATAAAAAAAGTAATTTAAAGTTTGCCATACATAATAATTTAAAATTAACTTTAATTCTCACAGATAACTTTTTATTATTAAATCTACCTGAAATAAATGGAAGAAATGATTCTAAAACAAATTTAGTATGTCAAAGTGAGGACGCTATTTGCTGGGGAAATAAACTGTTTGACTATTATCTAAAAAAAAGCGAAGAAATTAAATAA
- the top6B gene encoding DNA topoisomerase VI subunit B yields the protein MEASAEREASELFEEFKELTASEFFRRNKQMLGFSGKIRSLTIVFHELITNSLDAAEEAGILPEITIDLKRVDKDHYILYHKDNGPGIPEDFVTKVFCTMFAGSKFRNIQSRGQQGLGCSGCVLLSQMTTGMPVKITSGYKQGDKIKGVGMTVKMDVKKNQGLILDRKEIELDSTGVSTELHFKDVSYSLSEQGAFEYIRRTMIANPHAKIIFKDPTGQRFIFDRATDEIPPMPKEVLPHPKGVTADDLIFMAKHTDKRRFRSLLTSSLSRMSNKRIDEIEELTGIDFNKRPKDMKWEEAEIIVDLFQKMDFMAPPTAGLIPIGEEQVEKGMREILEPEYVKTITRKPKTYKGGVSFVIEAGIAYGGKSGRAIGEQKKAEIMRFANRVPLTFDQGSCGITEALKSIDWKRYGIKDLENAPITVFANIVSTHVPYLSTGKQSVAPEEEIMQEVRQATMKIARSLQKYLNAKRAAKEEAMRSKIFETYVPVILKEAALLAEEDVPEYEEVLAKVTRKPKILEEINVE from the coding sequence ATTGAAGCATCTGCCGAAAGAGAAGCATCAGAACTCTTTGAAGAGTTTAAAGAACTTACAGCATCTGAATTTTTCAGAAGAAATAAACAAATGCTTGGTTTTTCTGGTAAAATAAGGTCACTAACTATAGTTTTCCACGAATTAATCACCAACAGTCTCGACGCTGCTGAAGAAGCCGGAATTTTGCCAGAAATAACAATAGACCTTAAAAGAGTGGATAAAGATCACTATATCCTATACCACAAAGACAATGGGCCAGGTATACCTGAAGACTTCGTCACTAAAGTGTTTTGTACCATGTTTGCAGGTTCCAAATTCAGAAATATCCAATCAAGAGGACAACAAGGATTAGGTTGTAGTGGATGTGTTTTATTATCTCAAATGACCACAGGAATGCCTGTAAAAATCACTTCAGGATATAAGCAGGGAGATAAAATAAAAGGGGTGGGAATGACAGTTAAAATGGATGTCAAAAAGAATCAAGGGCTTATATTGGACCGAAAAGAAATTGAACTTGATTCAACAGGTGTAAGTACAGAACTTCACTTTAAAGATGTTTCTTACTCATTAAGTGAGCAGGGAGCATTTGAATACATAAGAAGAACCATGATTGCAAACCCCCACGCTAAAATCATATTCAAAGACCCTACTGGCCAAAGATTCATATTCGATAGAGCAACAGACGAAATTCCCCCAATGCCCAAAGAAGTGCTTCCTCACCCAAAAGGAGTTACAGCAGATGATTTAATTTTCATGGCAAAGCATACTGATAAAAGAAGGTTTAGAAGTTTACTTACAAGTTCACTTTCAAGAATGTCAAATAAAAGAATTGATGAAATTGAAGAACTCACTGGAATTGATTTTAACAAGCGCCCCAAAGACATGAAATGGGAAGAAGCTGAAATTATCGTGGATTTATTCCAAAAAATGGACTTTATGGCTCCTCCAACCGCAGGATTAATCCCAATAGGTGAAGAACAGGTTGAAAAAGGTATGAGGGAAATATTAGAACCTGAATACGTTAAAACAATTACAAGAAAACCTAAAACTTACAAAGGAGGAGTATCCTTTGTAATAGAAGCAGGGATCGCCTATGGTGGAAAATCTGGAAGAGCAATTGGTGAGCAGAAAAAGGCAGAAATCATGCGTTTTGCGAATAGAGTTCCCCTAACATTTGATCAGGGAAGTTGTGGTATAACTGAAGCTTTAAAAAGCATAGATTGGAAGCGTTATGGTATTAAAGACCTTGAAAATGCCCCCATAACTGTGTTTGCAAATATTGTATCAACCCACGTGCCTTACCTATCTACAGGAAAGCAGAGTGTTGCTCCTGAAGAAGAAATTATGCAGGAAGTAAGACAGGCCACCATGAAAATTGCAAGAAGCTTACAAAAATACTTAAACGCCAAAAGAGCAGCTAAAGAAGAAGCAATGCGTTCAAAAATATTTGAAACATATGTTCCTGTGATATTAAAAGAAGCTGCATTGCTTGCAGAAGAAGATGTTCCAGAATATGAGGAAGTTTTAGCTAAAGTAACAAGGAAACCAAAGATCTTGGAGGAAATCAATGTTGAGTAG
- a CDS encoding serine protein kinase RIO → MDSKISKADDILQKMLSEKRLKGVEDRRVGSEVFDSITLKTLYKLSNSGYIHRLNGAISTGKEANVFKGMDENDKFVAVKIYRVTTSDFKKMQIYIQGDPRFHVRTTNKRQLVNAWVNKEFRNLQRACEAGIKVPKPIVAKNNILVMEFIGDEEGNAALPLRQSDIQNPEEVINKIIYYMKLLYQEAGLVHGDLSSFNILIQDDEPVIIDISQGMTRDHPISEDLLNRDIDNIVKDSKKLGLKISAEDIKSKIIDLKS, encoded by the coding sequence ATGGATTCTAAAATATCAAAGGCAGATGATATTTTACAGAAAATGTTATCTGAAAAAAGACTTAAAGGCGTGGAAGATAGACGAGTTGGAAGCGAAGTATTTGATTCAATTACTCTTAAAACTCTTTATAAACTCTCAAATTCCGGATACATCCATCGTCTTAATGGAGCCATAAGTACAGGGAAGGAAGCCAATGTATTTAAAGGCATGGATGAAAATGATAAATTTGTAGCAGTTAAAATATACAGGGTTACAACATCTGATTTTAAGAAAATGCAGATATATATCCAGGGAGATCCTCGATTCCATGTGCGAACAACCAATAAACGTCAGCTTGTGAATGCATGGGTTAATAAAGAATTTAGAAACCTTCAAAGAGCATGCGAAGCTGGAATTAAAGTTCCAAAGCCCATTGTGGCTAAAAATAATATTTTAGTAATGGAATTCATTGGGGATGAAGAAGGTAATGCTGCACTTCCCCTGAGACAATCAGATATCCAAAACCCAGAAGAAGTTATAAATAAAATAATATATTATATGAAACTTTTATATCAAGAAGCAGGACTTGTGCATGGTGATCTTTCAAGTTTCAACATTTTAATTCAAGATGATGAGCCTGTGATTATCGACATATCCCAGGGAATGACCCGAGACCATCCCATTTCTGAAGATCTCTTAAACAGAGATATAGACAATATTGTGAAAGATTCTAAAAAATTAGGCCTTAAAATAAGTGCTGAAGATATTAAAAGCAAAATTATTGATTTAAAATCATGA
- a CDS encoding calcium-transporting P-type ATPase, PMR1-type, translating into MKWHNLSVEETLKKLKSNADNGLNTEEAKKRNLEYGLNELVEKKKSGPITLFLSQFKEILIIILIIAAIAAYYVGDAIDAIVILVVVIINAVVGFIQEYRAEKAMEKLKGLISSEAVVIRDGKKQKILASQLTLGDIVVIEEGDNIPADLRIIKSIDLKVDESALTGESLPAEKDSEIVEGDEDTQNLAFMETDVSLGRGKGIVIAIGMKTAIGKIAEMIQEDDEETPLHQKISTLGKNLGILAIAVCSLVFALQYLQGTPIVETFLTAISLAVAAVPEGLPAILTLTLALGMQRMAKSNAIVRKLLAVETLGSCNVICTDKTGTLTKNRMTVRETRITAPEKAFEISALCNNASLNEGKIIGDPTDGAMLLFAEENGYSKSELEKRYPRIMEIPLDSVRKRMTTVNEMGGDKYVLVKGAPEIVLNKCLWIEKGERIQKITKQDKESILNDLKGMTHATLRVLALAYKKIPYEESKFDELDKDKLEENLVFVGLAGMMDPPRAEAKEAVAICTKAGIKVVMITGDHEDTAAAIAKEIGILTDGKVLTGPHLDKLTDAEFERIVEDVQVYARVFPEQKVRIVEALKEKGNVTSMTGDGVNDAPALKKAAIGVAMGSGTDVAKESADMLLQDDNFATIVKAVKEGRTIFDNIRRFVRFQLSTNIGAILTITSSSIIGLPVPFNPIQILWINIIMDGPPAQSLGVEPPEKNVMDRPPIKEEIIPRKNLIKIALAGVVMTIGTLLLYYYELISGVGALKATSVAFTVFVMYQIFNVFNCRSEKSLKNISNKFLVIAISISLLLQLAVLYIPFLQGIFRTTALSAFDWVLILIVASTIIISDWLAERFIK; encoded by the coding sequence ATGAAATGGCATAACTTGAGTGTAGAAGAAACATTAAAAAAGCTGAAATCTAATGCAGATAACGGTTTAAATACAGAAGAAGCCAAAAAACGTAACCTTGAATATGGGCTGAATGAATTAGTAGAAAAAAAGAAATCTGGACCAATCACCCTTTTTCTAAGCCAGTTTAAGGAAATACTTATAATTATATTAATAATAGCAGCAATTGCAGCCTATTATGTGGGAGATGCAATTGATGCCATCGTTATTCTCGTTGTAGTTATAATAAATGCTGTTGTTGGATTCATACAGGAATATCGTGCCGAAAAGGCCATGGAAAAACTTAAAGGATTAATTTCCAGTGAAGCAGTAGTGATCAGGGACGGTAAAAAACAAAAAATACTTGCAAGTCAGCTTACACTGGGAGATATAGTTGTAATCGAAGAAGGAGACAATATACCTGCAGATTTAAGGATAATAAAAAGTATTGATTTAAAAGTTGATGAATCTGCCCTTACTGGAGAGTCACTTCCTGCTGAAAAAGATTCAGAAATTGTTGAAGGTGATGAAGACACACAAAATCTTGCTTTTATGGAAACTGACGTGTCTTTAGGTCGGGGAAAGGGTATTGTAATAGCTATAGGCATGAAAACTGCTATAGGAAAAATAGCAGAGATGATACAGGAAGACGATGAAGAAACACCCTTACATCAAAAAATATCAACATTAGGGAAAAATCTGGGAATTCTTGCAATAGCTGTTTGTTCATTAGTGTTTGCCCTGCAATATCTACAGGGAACTCCAATTGTTGAAACATTCCTTACTGCAATTTCATTAGCAGTTGCAGCTGTTCCAGAGGGGCTTCCTGCAATTTTAACTTTGACTCTTGCTCTTGGAATGCAAAGAATGGCAAAAAGCAATGCAATTGTTAGAAAACTTCTTGCAGTAGAGACTTTAGGTTCATGTAATGTTATATGCACTGATAAAACCGGTACTCTAACTAAAAACAGGATGACTGTGAGAGAAACTCGTATAACTGCTCCAGAAAAGGCGTTTGAAATATCTGCATTATGTAATAATGCTAGTCTAAATGAAGGGAAAATTATAGGCGATCCTACAGATGGAGCCATGTTACTTTTTGCAGAAGAAAATGGATATTCAAAATCAGAGCTTGAAAAAAGGTATCCTCGAATTATGGAAATTCCACTGGATAGTGTTAGAAAAAGAATGACCACTGTAAACGAGATGGGTGGAGATAAGTATGTTCTAGTTAAAGGAGCTCCAGAAATAGTTTTAAATAAATGTTTGTGGATTGAAAAGGGTGAAAGGATTCAAAAAATCACTAAACAAGATAAAGAATCCATACTAAATGATTTAAAAGGTATGACCCATGCTACTCTTCGTGTTCTTGCTTTAGCCTATAAAAAAATTCCTTATGAAGAAAGTAAATTTGATGAATTAGATAAAGATAAATTAGAAGAAAATTTAGTGTTTGTTGGTTTAGCAGGGATGATGGATCCTCCGAGGGCCGAAGCTAAAGAAGCTGTGGCCATATGTACCAAAGCAGGTATTAAGGTTGTAATGATAACTGGAGATCATGAAGATACTGCAGCAGCCATCGCAAAGGAGATTGGAATTCTTACAGATGGTAAAGTTCTCACCGGTCCTCATCTAGATAAGCTCACTGATGCCGAATTTGAAAGGATTGTGGAAGATGTTCAAGTTTATGCCAGGGTTTTCCCTGAACAGAAGGTCAGAATTGTAGAAGCACTTAAAGAAAAGGGAAATGTCACATCTATGACTGGAGATGGTGTAAACGATGCCCCTGCCCTTAAAAAAGCCGCAATTGGAGTGGCCATGGGTAGCGGTACTGATGTTGCTAAAGAATCCGCAGACATGCTCCTTCAAGACGATAACTTCGCCACCATTGTTAAAGCAGTTAAAGAAGGACGTACCATATTCGATAATATCAGAAGATTTGTTAGATTCCAACTTTCAACAAACATAGGCGCCATACTTACAATTACATCTTCATCAATTATAGGGCTTCCTGTGCCTTTTAACCCCATTCAGATACTTTGGATAAATATTATTATGGATGGACCCCCTGCACAGTCTCTGGGTGTTGAGCCGCCTGAAAAGAATGTTATGGATCGTCCGCCAATAAAAGAAGAGATAATTCCAAGGAAAAATCTGATTAAGATAGCTCTTGCCGGAGTTGTGATGACCATAGGAACACTTTTACTTTATTATTATGAGTTAATAAGTGGAGTTGGTGCTTTAAAAGCCACCAGTGTGGCATTTACGGTCTTTGTTATGTATCAGATATTCAACGTGTTTAATTGCAGGTCAGAAAAGAGTCTTAAAAATATTTCAAATAAGTTTCTGGTTATAGCCATTTCTATATCCTTACTCCTCCAATTAGCAGTTTTATATATTCCATTCCTCCAAGGAATCTTTAGAACAACTGCGTTATCTGCTTTTGATTGGGTTTTAATTTTAATTGTTGCAAGCACTATAATTATAAGTGATTGGCTTGCTGAGAGGTTTATAAAATGA
- a CDS encoding RNA-processing protein (similar to yeast Dim2p protein that is essential for 40S ribosomal subunit; structural studies show binding to 3' end of 16S rRNA in complex with archaeal IF2 alpha), which yields MPNTEYLKIPQERIGVLIGKDGVTKEHIENITKIGLNIESETGSVTISPREDTEDPLAVWKARFIVKAIGRGFSPEIALQLLDDEIILEIINLPDFVGKSKKAVMRQKGRIIGREGRTKEIIKEMTHVDMSVYGKTVALIGDMERIQIAKEAVQMILDGVRHKSVYAFLERKKQELKRKEFQHIVIKE from the coding sequence GTGCCAAACACTGAATATCTTAAGATTCCCCAAGAGAGAATAGGGGTCCTAATTGGAAAAGACGGCGTTACAAAAGAACATATCGAAAATATAACAAAAATTGGGCTGAATATTGAAAGTGAGACTGGTAGTGTCACTATTAGTCCTCGAGAAGACACAGAAGATCCTTTAGCTGTTTGGAAGGCCAGATTTATTGTAAAGGCAATAGGTAGAGGTTTTAGTCCTGAAATAGCGCTCCAGTTACTTGATGATGAAATTATTTTAGAAATAATCAATTTACCAGATTTTGTTGGAAAATCAAAAAAAGCAGTAATGAGACAGAAAGGAAGAATAATAGGTAGAGAAGGGCGAACAAAAGAAATAATTAAGGAAATGACCCATGTGGACATGTCTGTATATGGGAAGACCGTAGCACTTATTGGAGATATGGAAAGAATACAAATCGCCAAAGAAGCGGTTCAAATGATTTTAGACGGCGTTAGACACAAAAGTGTCTATGCATTTTTAGAAAGGAAAAAGCAAGAATTAAAAAGAAAAGAATTCCAGCATATTGTAATTAAAGAATAA